From a region of the Candidatus Eremiobacterota bacterium genome:
- a CDS encoding MerR family transcriptional regulator: MEGKRYLTSEEIMKEAEALGIPLVERKLKYYVTLGLLEKPARNPRNAGMELDGRVAYFSVGTLERLRKIKELQDSGFTLPQIKKYFENELKPALTEFLEGKGHAAVPADTVAKAFLGDGMREAFRKFQARIRDEGGEEAFQEAAFSYYEDILSQLLGRKNAAKYVKDFLRSASPAEREKKLEPLRRWKEGLAGAQKAGKSPFSKVLEQMCSSLEKGDFRAGDIMEKLQELAEKIQALQEKYRERTRLFSEAFEISKFMRSIFWAYLKALLEIEAFVKNGEVRHIEKARLLFSKADLMLSSVEDLVARVKELVSLADEVGKL, from the coding sequence ATGGAGGGAAAGCGCTACCTCACCTCCGAGGAGATCATGAAAGAAGCCGAGGCCCTGGGCATTCCTCTTGTGGAGAGAAAGCTCAAGTATTACGTGACCCTCGGCCTCCTGGAGAAGCCCGCCAGGAACCCGCGGAATGCCGGGATGGAACTCGACGGGAGAGTGGCCTATTTTTCCGTCGGCACCCTGGAGCGTCTCCGCAAGATAAAAGAGCTCCAGGATTCAGGCTTCACCCTCCCCCAGATAAAGAAATATTTCGAGAACGAGCTCAAGCCTGCTCTCACCGAGTTTCTGGAAGGGAAGGGGCATGCCGCCGTGCCAGCCGACACCGTGGCGAAGGCTTTTCTAGGCGACGGCATGAGGGAGGCCTTCAGGAAGTTCCAGGCGAGAATCCGTGACGAAGGTGGGGAAGAGGCATTCCAGGAGGCTGCATTCTCTTACTACGAGGACATCCTCTCCCAGCTTCTCGGCAGAAAAAATGCCGCGAAATACGTGAAGGACTTCCTGAGAAGCGCCTCTCCCGCCGAGAGGGAGAAGAAGCTCGAACCCCTCAGACGATGGAAGGAAGGGCTCGCAGGAGCACAGAAGGCAGGAAAGTCGCCGTTCTCTAAGGTTCTGGAGCAGATGTGCTCATCGCTTGAGAAGGGAGACTTCAGGGCAGGCGACATCATGGAGAAGCTCCAGGAGCTTGCCGAGAAAATCCAGGCCCTCCAGGAAAAATACCGGGAGCGGACCAGGCTTTTCTCCGAAGCCTTCGAGATATCGAAGTTCATGCGCTCCATCTTCTGGGCCTATCTCAAGGCCCTCCTCGAGATAGAGGCCTTCGTGAAGAACGGCGAGGTGCGCCATATTGAGAAAGCTCGCCTCCTCTTCTCAAAAGCTGACCTCATGCTCTCCTCCGTGGAAGACCTCGTGGCGAGGGTGAAGGAGCTTGTGAGCCTTGCCGACGAAGTGGGGAAGCTCTGA
- a CDS encoding HNH endonuclease signature motif containing protein — protein MDTFVTHPIHSMFLPDEEELLHLNDTLISQDSSQELEDMLLLPEPYEIPEGTPCRPEHLVKITREGLIPEAEKITEDISFGSIDREERASMIDFTLCEAVRGRLALDLALGGLLVTLKTKGVDQLGYRSMGTFATEHLSFSGRTASELMHNFELLKALPLTREAYLHGKIAKSALRHLSRVATPENESWWLAIAKERSLCGLEQEVKRALAEGKADGAPGSEGSLRAAGGACDDAHGDEAEGTMMYFSVPPSLALTWDFALSLFRDKEHYDGPVSGFVEALLANFLASGKAAPELPALDSEGNRPIFSRVPLLKRRMRNRRVSDPDEVVGHAFGGLSFSSPWEQPWSIHFPSWLEEARPGRDAGSSARAIAGRLIRAASIRQRLDVAAGMLLRALDERQLHRLLGYEFIEDYAGERCGFSMAQTRQLIRLAEGFRRHSLTEDAFRKGVITREQARLILPLVDSRNESQWIAYAASVPTADLREEAGRVARILEYDCLVPHNYALLPGFRYVTDERFHDLPEEVQDIIRTGSWYTGPSLNPSWPLESDDEELVASRDRRFDVPWKYFSDVDELRAAEASKKIEKNSRLCAGLGNRSGSDHLYAGACNGEKQAPHGQGCENALCSCHQSLEKAREACTIPRGESPEEVFLRDILSSQDPFRAVKGAMMIKFFLPRELEVLWNLAAHIFLARLSQVEGAESLINPEEKFLAALLADYLATEGHFPNAAHHHKILKRDRFRCQVPGCRCRRNLHVHHIIRRSQGGSDDPWNLITLCEAHHLHILHNLRTLTIRGHAPHCLTLAFGSLSENNPFLAYERGIRLKNTELMRSA, from the coding sequence ATGGATACATTTGTGACCCATCCCATTCACTCTATGTTCCTCCCTGATGAAGAGGAGCTTCTTCACCTCAATGACACTTTGATTTCTCAGGACTCTTCTCAGGAACTTGAGGACATGCTCCTTCTCCCCGAGCCTTATGAGATTCCCGAAGGGACCCCATGCAGGCCGGAGCACCTTGTCAAGATCACCAGGGAAGGCCTCATCCCCGAAGCGGAGAAGATCACGGAGGATATCTCCTTCGGCTCCATCGACAGGGAAGAACGGGCTTCCATGATTGATTTCACCCTCTGTGAGGCAGTCCGCGGCCGCCTGGCACTTGATCTTGCACTCGGCGGCCTTCTCGTCACTCTTAAAACGAAAGGGGTTGATCAGTTAGGATACCGCTCCATGGGGACCTTCGCCACGGAGCATCTCTCTTTCTCGGGGCGCACCGCGTCGGAGCTGATGCACAACTTCGAGCTGCTCAAGGCGCTGCCCCTCACCCGTGAGGCATATCTGCATGGAAAAATCGCAAAGAGCGCTCTCAGGCATCTCTCGAGGGTCGCAACGCCTGAGAATGAGTCCTGGTGGCTCGCCATTGCAAAGGAGCGCTCCCTGTGCGGCCTTGAGCAGGAAGTGAAAAGGGCCCTCGCTGAAGGGAAGGCCGATGGGGCTCCCGGTTCTGAAGGAAGTCTGCGCGCAGCGGGCGGGGCGTGCGATGATGCGCACGGTGACGAGGCTGAGGGCACGATGATGTATTTCAGCGTGCCGCCCTCCCTTGCCCTCACCTGGGACTTCGCCCTCTCCCTCTTCCGGGACAAAGAGCACTATGACGGGCCTGTCTCAGGATTTGTCGAGGCGCTCCTCGCCAATTTCCTGGCCTCGGGGAAAGCCGCCCCGGAGCTCCCGGCCCTCGATAGCGAGGGGAATCGCCCCATATTCTCACGGGTGCCCCTCCTGAAAAGGAGGATGAGAAACCGGCGTGTGAGCGATCCCGATGAGGTTGTCGGGCATGCCTTCGGAGGCCTTTCCTTCAGCTCTCCCTGGGAGCAGCCCTGGAGCATCCATTTCCCGTCGTGGCTGGAAGAGGCCCGGCCGGGAAGAGACGCCGGGAGCTCCGCAAGGGCGATTGCGGGGAGGCTCATCAGGGCCGCCTCCATCCGTCAGAGGCTCGACGTGGCCGCGGGAATGCTGCTCCGGGCCCTGGACGAGAGGCAGCTCCACCGCCTTCTCGGCTATGAGTTCATCGAGGACTATGCAGGGGAGCGCTGCGGCTTTTCGATGGCCCAGACCCGCCAGCTCATCAGGCTCGCCGAGGGCTTCCGGCGCCACTCCCTCACTGAAGACGCCTTCAGGAAAGGTGTCATCACCAGGGAGCAGGCACGCCTCATCCTCCCCCTCGTGGACTCCAGGAATGAATCGCAATGGATTGCCTATGCCGCGAGCGTGCCCACGGCTGATCTCAGGGAAGAGGCGGGGCGTGTCGCCCGGATCCTGGAGTATGACTGCCTGGTCCCCCACAATTATGCGCTCCTTCCCGGCTTCCGCTACGTCACCGACGAAAGGTTTCACGACCTGCCGGAGGAGGTGCAGGACATCATAAGGACTGGGTCCTGGTACACAGGCCCTTCCCTCAATCCTTCGTGGCCTCTTGAGTCAGACGACGAGGAACTCGTCGCTTCCCGCGACAGGCGCTTTGATGTGCCCTGGAAGTATTTCAGCGATGTCGATGAGCTGCGCGCCGCCGAGGCATCCAAGAAAATTGAAAAAAACTCCAGGCTGTGTGCGGGCCTCGGAAATCGGTCGGGGAGCGATCATCTCTATGCGGGGGCATGCAATGGGGAGAAGCAGGCACCTCATGGGCAAGGATGCGAAAATGCCCTGTGCTCGTGTCATCAGTCACTGGAAAAAGCCCGGGAAGCCTGCACCATTCCCCGGGGTGAGAGCCCCGAGGAGGTCTTTCTCAGGGACATCCTCTCATCACAAGACCCCTTCCGGGCAGTGAAGGGCGCCATGATGATCAAGTTCTTCCTCCCCCGGGAGCTTGAGGTGCTCTGGAACCTCGCGGCCCACATCTTTCTCGCCAGGCTCTCCCAGGTGGAAGGCGCCGAAAGCCTCATCAACCCCGAAGAAAAATTCCTTGCCGCCCTCCTCGCAGACTACCTCGCCACAGAGGGGCACTTCCCCAATGCTGCCCATCACCATAAAATACTGAAGCGCGACCGGTTCCGCTGCCAGGTCCCCGGCTGCCGCTGCCGCAGGAACTTACACGTTCACCACATCATCAGGCGCTCCCAGGGCGGCAGCGATGATCCCTGGAATCTCATCACGCTCTGCGAGGCTCACCATCTCCATATTCTTCACAATCTCAGGACTCTCACCATAAGGGGCCATGCGCCTCACTGCCTTACCTTAGCTTTTGGCTCCCTCTCAGAGAATAATCCCTTCCTGGCATATGAGAGAGGGATAAGATTGAAAAACACGGAGCTTATGAGGTCTGCATAA
- a CDS encoding YvcK family protein gives MGSFIRFLKWLSPGMRIKRWIFLFWLGLCIFSLGFILLANIRTPINIELGIVDFFYNRLGIRISSAAVDIFFVFLGIFLMILAMRKWFKSIYNVIMPYEEKKLVEILYEKRQLETGYRIVALGGGTGLSTLLRGVKCYTNNITAVVTVSDDGGSSGRLRSELGMLPPGDIRNCLVALARDESTLSSLFQYRFSNGNGLEGHSFGNLFLAALNNIAGDFEKAVKLSSKILSIRGRVFPATLQTSVLCAELESGEVITGESNIPKNNGKIRRIYLKPEGHKPLPEVLQAIREAEAIILGPGSLYTSVLPNLLVSDMVEAIRESGALKIYVCNVMTQPGETTDFSASDHLKALFRHSAPHLVDYIIINNEMPRRHLAKYEAEGAYPVKPDGEELRKLGVEVIAAPLIEEPDLAQTDICVEIGSSCPYTGTGADLVRHDPRKLSDLIIRIITEKKVKTFTRYKPGESWKRLMGFLER, from the coding sequence ATGGGATCGTTCATCAGGTTTCTCAAGTGGCTCTCGCCTGGAATGAGGATTAAGCGGTGGATTTTTCTTTTCTGGCTGGGCCTGTGTATCTTCTCCCTTGGCTTCATCCTGCTGGCAAATATAAGGACCCCTATAAACATTGAGCTCGGGATAGTTGATTTCTTCTATAACAGGCTTGGCATAAGGATATCATCGGCAGCGGTGGACATATTCTTTGTCTTCCTTGGGATATTCCTGATGATCCTGGCGATGAGGAAGTGGTTCAAGTCAATCTATAACGTGATTATGCCCTATGAAGAGAAAAAGCTTGTAGAGATCCTCTACGAGAAAAGGCAGCTTGAGACCGGCTACCGGATCGTGGCTCTCGGCGGGGGCACAGGGCTCTCAACGCTTCTGAGGGGCGTCAAATGCTACACCAACAATATTACGGCCGTCGTCACCGTGTCTGACGACGGTGGAAGCTCGGGGCGCCTGCGCAGCGAGCTCGGGATGCTCCCGCCCGGTGACATCAGGAACTGCCTTGTGGCCCTGGCCCGTGACGAGTCAACGCTTTCATCGCTTTTTCAATACAGGTTTTCAAACGGTAACGGCCTGGAAGGCCACAGCTTCGGCAACCTCTTCCTGGCAGCCCTCAACAACATAGCCGGGGACTTTGAAAAAGCGGTGAAACTCTCAAGCAAGATCCTCTCCATCAGGGGAAGGGTCTTTCCCGCAACCCTTCAGACCTCTGTGCTCTGCGCCGAGCTTGAATCGGGCGAGGTGATAACCGGTGAGTCCAATATTCCAAAGAACAATGGGAAGATAAGGAGAATCTACCTTAAACCTGAAGGCCATAAGCCTCTCCCCGAGGTGCTCCAGGCCATCAGAGAGGCCGAGGCCATCATACTTGGCCCGGGCAGCCTTTATACCAGCGTCCTTCCGAACCTGCTGGTATCGGACATGGTGGAAGCCATCAGAGAGTCAGGTGCACTCAAGATTTATGTCTGTAATGTGATGACACAGCCCGGTGAGACCACCGATTTCTCCGCGTCGGATCACCTGAAGGCCCTCTTCCGCCACAGCGCTCCCCATCTTGTGGATTATATCATTATCAATAATGAGATGCCCCGCAGGCATCTCGCGAAATATGAAGCCGAGGGAGCATACCCGGTGAAGCCCGATGGAGAGGAACTCAGGAAGCTTGGTGTTGAAGTGATTGCGGCGCCTCTTATTGAAGAGCCTGATCTGGCTCAGACTGATATCTGCGTTGAAATCGGAAGCTCATGCCCTTACACCGGCACCGGTGCCGACCTTGTGCGGCACGATCCCAGGAAGCTCTCAGATCTTATCATCAGGATCATCACGGAGAAAAAAGTGAAAACCTTTACCCGCTACAAGCCCGGTGAAAGCTGGAAGAGGCTCATGGGCTTCCTGGAGCGGTGA
- the rapZ gene encoding RNase adapter RapZ, with product MEERDTPQEKAEKKETTLGEIIIITGLSGAGKSLALKCFEDLEFFCVDNLLPALIPKFVQLCAASDLNQIALVIDIRGRRFFKELISALKEIPDYGFRYQILFLEASDEVLVRRFSETRRRHPLALKGRLLDGISFERKQLEEIKALADRIIDSTSLSPSQLKRELTSLVVPADETYPLNISIVTFGFKFGIPLDIDLLYDVRFLPNPHYIAELQNLSGNNDAVRDYVLSHGQTQAFLQKLFDFNEYLMPQYVLEGKSSLTIGVGCTGGKHRSIVIGNELAKFLEGRNYRVHVEYRDLKIS from the coding sequence ATGGAAGAAAGAGACACACCACAGGAAAAAGCTGAGAAAAAGGAGACCACCCTCGGCGAGATCATAATTATAACCGGCCTTTCCGGCGCGGGGAAAAGCCTTGCCCTCAAGTGCTTTGAGGACCTGGAGTTCTTCTGTGTTGACAATCTTCTCCCCGCGCTGATCCCAAAGTTCGTGCAGCTCTGCGCCGCGTCGGACCTCAATCAGATTGCCCTGGTCATCGACATAAGGGGAAGGCGCTTTTTCAAGGAGCTCATCTCTGCCCTCAAAGAGATCCCCGATTACGGCTTCAGATACCAGATTCTCTTCCTGGAAGCCTCCGATGAAGTGCTCGTGAGGAGGTTCAGCGAGACGAGGAGAAGGCATCCCCTGGCTCTGAAGGGACGGCTTCTTGACGGGATCAGCTTTGAAAGGAAGCAGCTTGAGGAAATCAAGGCCCTCGCCGACAGGATAATAGATTCGACCTCCCTCTCGCCCAGCCAGCTCAAGCGCGAGCTTACCAGCCTGGTGGTGCCCGCTGATGAGACCTATCCCCTTAACATCAGCATAGTGACCTTCGGCTTCAAGTTCGGCATCCCTCTCGATATTGACCTGCTCTACGACGTGAGGTTTCTCCCCAATCCCCACTATATCGCCGAGCTGCAGAATCTCTCAGGCAACAATGATGCCGTAAGGGATTATGTCCTGAGCCATGGCCAGACCCAGGCCTTTCTCCAGAAGCTTTTTGATTTCAATGAATACCTCATGCCCCAGTACGTGCTCGAGGGAAAATCCAGCCTCACCATCGGTGTGGGCTGCACGGGGGGGAAGCACCGCTCAATAGTCATAGGAAACGAGCTGGCCAAGTTCCTTGAAGGCAGAAATTACCGGGTCCATGTTGAATACCGGGATCTGAAGATATCTTAA
- the mpl gene encoding UDP-N-acetylmuramate:L-alanyl-gamma-D-glutamyl-meso-diaminopimelate ligase produces MKEKKHVHLTAICGMGMGSFAGLLKLAGYEVTGSDQNVYPPMSTQLEQMGVTIKNGYKPENVDDEPSMVIVGNAIKSGNPEIQAVMERGIPYMSFPQALKEYFLKGKKSLVVAGTHGKTTTSSILAWILQSAGRDPGFLVGGILHNFESSYKLGQGPHFVVEGDEYETAFFDKVPKFVHYQPSSAIITSIEFDHGDIYRDIEHIKDAFTRFTRLIPPEGLLMACGDFPHVKDILSQAPCRVETYGYCSDCDWTAREVYMNGETSEFIALFRGREIGSFITRLPGRHNIQNALGAIALLYREGLTVEEIREGLRTFVGVKRRQEVRAVIDGVVIIDDFAHHPTKVRETVAAIRSRYQGRRIWAIFEPRTNTSRRAFFQKDYALSFEGADKVIVAGVFNPGQIHPEDRFSPESLINDLVDKGKDALFISRSDDIVQHVTSAIKPGDVILIMSNGGFDAIHEKFVTSLNKVLA; encoded by the coding sequence ATGAAAGAGAAGAAACATGTCCATCTCACGGCCATATGCGGTATGGGAATGGGATCATTCGCAGGGCTCCTCAAGCTGGCAGGATATGAGGTCACAGGCTCTGATCAGAATGTATACCCCCCCATGAGCACCCAGCTTGAGCAGATGGGCGTTACCATAAAGAACGGCTACAAGCCTGAGAACGTTGATGACGAACCCTCCATGGTGATAGTAGGGAATGCCATCAAGTCCGGGAACCCTGAGATACAGGCCGTTATGGAAAGAGGAATCCCCTACATGTCCTTTCCGCAGGCACTCAAGGAGTATTTTCTCAAAGGAAAGAAGTCCCTGGTCGTTGCGGGCACCCACGGAAAGACCACCACATCCTCGATACTTGCCTGGATTCTCCAGAGCGCCGGAAGGGACCCCGGGTTCCTCGTGGGAGGCATCCTCCATAATTTTGAGTCAAGCTACAAACTCGGCCAGGGTCCTCATTTCGTCGTGGAAGGCGACGAGTACGAGACAGCTTTCTTTGACAAAGTGCCGAAATTCGTCCATTACCAGCCTTCATCGGCAATCATCACCAGCATAGAGTTCGATCATGGCGACATATACAGGGACATCGAGCATATTAAGGATGCTTTTACCCGCTTCACCAGGCTGATCCCCCCTGAGGGCCTCCTTATGGCCTGCGGTGATTTCCCCCATGTGAAGGACATCCTTTCACAGGCCCCCTGCAGGGTAGAGACATACGGTTACTGCAGCGACTGCGACTGGACTGCCCGCGAAGTCTATATGAACGGGGAAACCAGTGAATTCATAGCCCTTTTCAGAGGCAGGGAGATTGGGAGCTTCATTACCAGGCTCCCGGGAAGGCACAACATTCAGAATGCCCTGGGAGCCATAGCACTCCTTTACAGGGAGGGCCTCACCGTTGAAGAGATCAGGGAAGGCCTCAGGACATTCGTAGGGGTCAAGAGAAGGCAGGAAGTGAGAGCGGTCATTGACGGTGTCGTCATAATAGATGACTTTGCCCACCATCCGACAAAAGTAAGGGAGACCGTGGCGGCTATCCGCTCGCGCTATCAGGGGAGAAGGATCTGGGCCATCTTCGAACCGAGGACCAATACAAGCAGAAGAGCCTTCTTTCAGAAGGATTACGCGCTCTCCTTTGAAGGCGCCGACAAGGTTATCGTTGCCGGTGTCTTCAACCCGGGGCAGATACACCCTGAAGACAGGTTTTCACCGGAGTCGCTTATCAACGACCTTGTTGACAAGGGAAAAGATGCCCTTTTCATCTCCCGGAGTGATGATATAGTGCAGCATGTCACCTCGGCCATCAAGCCAGGCGATGTGATACTTATCATGTCAAACGGCGGTTTTGATGCCATCCATGAGAAGTTTGTCACAAGCCTGAACAAAGTCCTCGCATAA